The segment gttggcaatggtgaaatgtcagcaatcgtgtgtcattcgggacagtagacatgacacctgaccttttgtcactgtctcaaatACATTTCTCAGCCATCATACATTTCTGTTCCTCATCCGTTCTCAAATTCGCTTAGTTGGTTGTGGTCCATTGCAAAATTGAGcccatcccccccaccccacccactaTTATTCCCCAGATTTAAAATTCGTAACAACAAAAACCCACCAAGGAAAACAAGAATGCATCGCTGAAACCAGTAACTCGATTTGTAGAAACCGTACCGTTTTGGGTACTCTTGAAATTCTTTTCGTACAGCCGGTACACCTGGGCATGCGCACGCACGACGTTGTGCACGCATGCGTAGGGGCCAACTTCCGCTAGGTCCTTCCGGCCTGGCGCGTGGTAGCCAAGGACATAGCCAAAGTAGATGAAGATGCTTGGCTCGTTGAATGTTATCCACATTTTCACCTGAAACCACAACGAGTTCTTTACCGCATTGTGTCTGTATTGCTATAATAATCGACATCTTGACTTGAGAAAACAACACACTCTTTTCGCGCTCTTTTCTCAGTATGACTTGACTATTACTCGTCATTTTGACTTGAGGCAAACACGAATTTTTTGTAACTGCATTTCTGCTGTATCTCTTCTAATCGACATCTTGAcgtgaaaaataaacaaaaactcaCGAATTCTTTTAAACGCcctttttttggtttttcttgtacttttcaacATCTTGACTTGAGATAACAACCACTTCTTTGTCTGTATTGGTATCATCTTGACTTGAGATGACAACCACTTCTTTGTCTGTATTGGTATCATCTTGACTTGAGATGACAACCACTTCTTTGTCTGTATTGGTATCATCTTGACTTGAGATGACAACCACTTCTTTGTCTGTATTGGTATCATCTTGACTTGAGATGACAACCACTTCTTTGTCTGTATTGGTATCATCTTGACTTGAGATGACAACCACTTCTTTGTCTGTATTGGTATCATCTTGACTTGAGATGACAACCACTTCTTTGTCTGTATTGGTATCATCTTGACTTGAGATGACAACCACGTCTTTGTCTGTATTGGTATCATCTTGTTCTATTCCCTCTCAcctgcagtcccttgttccCATCTTTAATTGTTATTAATCGACCTCTTGACTTGGGGACAAAAGCGAGCATTTTCTTCTGTATCGATTCAAAATCACACCTCACCCTGTCGCCAAAAGCCGTGAAGCAGGCCTCAGCGTAGTGGAGGAAGAAGGGGATGATGCGCTCCGAGGCCCAgccccccacctcctcctccaaCACCAGGGGGGGGTCCCAGTGGTACAGCGTCACACACGGCGTGATCCCATTGGCCAGCAAGCTGTCAATCACCTTGTTGTAGTAGGCCACGCCCTCCGGGTTGACTTGACCGGTCAGAGGGTCCGGAATGATCCGCGGCCATGAAAGCGACATCCGGTAAgagttcacctgtacccagacaTGAACGGGACATTCATTGGGAGGTCACATGTACCCAAACATAAACGGGGTTTTCATTAAGAGGTCATGTGTACCAATACATGACGGGGACAACCGGTAAGAGTTCACCTGTACACACAGATGACAGCGACATCCGGTAAAAGTTCACATGTACCAAGACAGCAAGAATATTCGTTAATAACATGTCGCGTGTTCACAGACATGACAGGAACATCCGATAAGAGTCCACCTGTACCCAGATATGACTGGGTTATTCGGTAAGAGTTGACCTGTCCTCAGACATGACAACGACATCCGGTAAGCGCGTCCACCTGTGCCCAGATCGACATGACAGCGACATCTGGTAAGAGTTCACATGTACACAGACAGGACAGGGACATCCAGTAAGAGTTCACCTGTACTCAGATTTGACAGGATACCCAAACATAAATGGGTCATCCGGTAGTGTTTATCTTTACCCAAACATGACAAGGACATTCGGTAATAGTTTGCTTGTACCCTGGTATGACAGGTACATTATATAGGAGTACACATGTACCTGCACATAACATGGTTCTTCAGTAAGAGTTCATATGTACCCAGACAAGACAGGGATATCCGGTTGGAGTACACATATACCCACACGTTATGGGGGGCATTTGGTAAGGGTTCACCTGCACCCACGCAGACATGACaggcacaaacacatacacatagatAATGCAAATTGAGTTATTACCGGGACACTTTTATGATTTTAACCTTACTCACCCCGAGCTGTTTCATGAGAGCGACGTCCTGTTCATACAGGTGATAGGAGTCACAGGCCACGTCCCCCGTGTTGCCGTCCGTCACGTGACCGTCTGTCTGGGTGAAGGCGTCCCAGATACTCCGGCTTTTACCTGGAAGTCACTCACCCAGTTATCAACACATTGAATAGATAGAAATACTACACGGTTTGCGGTGTGATACCAGATtgacacgagtggttttttgaAATGCGAACGAAAGGACAAAGACCCGCACCCAACTCCCTCAACcccaacccacacacactcgaccccaacccacacacactcgACCCCATCCCACACAAACTCGACCCCATCCCACACAAACTCGACCCCATCCCACACACACTCGACCCCATCCCACACAAACTCGACCCCAACCCACACAAACTCGACCCCAACCCACACAAACTCGACCCCATCCCACACACACTCGACCCCAACCCACACAAACTCGACCCCATCCCACACAAACTCGACCCCAACCCACACAAACTCGACCCCATCCCACACAAACTCGACCCCATCCCACACAAACTCGACCCCATCCCACACAAACTTGACCCCATCCCACACACACTCGACCCCATCCCACACAAACTCGACCCCATCCCACACAAACTCGACCCCAACCCACACAAACTCCACcccaacccacacacactcgACCCCATCCCACACAAACTCGACCCCAACCCACACAAACTCCACcccaacccacacacactcgACCCCATCCCACACAAACTCGACCCCAACCCACACAAACTCCACcccaacccacacacactcgACCCCATCCCACACAAACTCAACCCCATCCCACACAAACTCCACCCCAACCCACACAAACTCGACCCCATCCCACACAAACTCGACCCCATCCCACACAAACTCGACCCCATCCCACACAAACTCGACCCCATCCCACACAAACTCGACCCCAACCCACACAAACTCCACcccaacccacacacactcgACCCCAACCCACACAAACTCGACcccaacccacacacactcgACCCCAACCCACACAAACTCGACCCCATCCCACACAAACTCGACCCCATCCCACACAAACTCGACCCCAACTCACACAAACTCGACCCCATCCCACACAAACTCGACCCCAACCCACACAAACTCGACCCCATCCCACACAAACTCGACCCCAACCCACACAAACTCGACCCCATCCCACACAAACTCTACaccaacccacacacactcaacccCAACCCACACAAACTCGACCCCAACCCACACAAACTCGACCCCAACCCACACAAACTCGACCCCAACCCACACAAACTCCACCCCATCCCACACAAACTCGACCCCATCCCACACAAACTCTACACCAACCCACACAAACTCGACCCCATCCCACACAAACTCTACACCAACCCACACAAACTCGACCCCAACCCACACAAACTCGACCCCATCCCACACAAACTCTACACCAACCCACACAAACTCGACCCCAACCCACACAAACTCAACCCCATCCCACACAAACTCTACACCAACCCACACAAACTCGACCCCATCCCACACAAACTCAACCCCATCCCACACAAACTCGACCCCATCCCACACAAACTCGACCCCAACCCACACAAACTCGACcccaacccacacacactctaccCCAACCCACACAAACTCTACCCCATCCCACACAAACTCGACCCCAACCCACACAAACTCGACCCCATCCCACACAAACTCGACCCCATCCCACACAAACTCGACCCCATCCCACACAAACTAGATGTCGTTGATTTGATTTATAGATGCGTGTGTCGGGTGTGCTTGATTTGAGTAAATGTTTCTTAACCACAactgtcaaaagaaatgttcaaccTTGGACAATTAAGCATTCTCTtctgcattatgtattcgttaaagcgatatcaaaacattgagTTAGTGATCGGCTGAAACAGACTGAAAACTGAAGACACAGATCAGAGGGGCGACGGTATGACCTGGTGTGCATTGAACCCTATTTGCACCAAACCGATTTTCTTTCAATATGCGCATTATTTATCAATTAAGAACATATTAtctatatatgtttggattcacaAATCAATGACATGTACAATTACAATAATTTTCTGTCTGCTTTTGAACTTCCAATTTCAGGCGTAAATGTTGATGTATAAATACACCATTCAATGTTTAAGTTTCAATGCAATACCTGAGTTGTTACAGGGTCGACAACTGTTTGACAATAATTGTAATAAATTAGATTAAAGAATGCGGTCgccacagtgcggcctcaattCTTTTTGCACATCGGACGTAATCAAACACATTTTTTGGCAAacaaaaggagaagaaaaaacaaaaacaaaacatattgaAATATTATATGGAAGAAATCATGTTCGTAATTCTGTCCGGTAGTTTTCTGGaaattgccacacacacacacactctcacacacacatacacacacacacacacacagacagacatagacacacacacacaaacacacacacaaacacacacacacaaacacacacacacacacacagacagacagacatagacacacacacacacacacaaacacacacacacacacacgcacacaaacacacacacacaaacacacacacacacttacacacccacacccacacacacacaaacacacacacacaaacacacacacacacacacaaacacacacacacacacacacacacacacacttacccccTTCATTCCAGGCACCTTCAATCTGATAGGCGGCGGTGGCTGTGCCCCACACAAAGCCTGACGGGAAGGGACGTTTTCCTGCCGCCATCTTGTCTCAAGGGCTCTTTGAACTATAGTGCAgtaaaggtaaaggtattcccataGCCATGTGTGCACCCACTTTTAGTGAGTAGAACATTCACACGTTGTCGACCAGTTAAAACAGGCAAGCGCAGAGATCAACTGAATCCggtgtgtatgttatgcagtgtccgcTCGATTAGATGCCTGTACATCACTGAAAACGCGTGTTTTCCAAACTCACACGACTTCAGGCGAAGCACGTTGTCGGCTATCAATCGAAACAAGCGATCATTGCAACAACAAATCGTAGCTTCGATGTGTATATTTCGGAAATAAATCAGGTCATATCGAGCGGATATTGCATCGGAGTCAGTTGTTCGCTGCGATGTTTTgttaaggtgttacgagtgtatTGAAGTTGCAGTTCTTGCTAATGTTTATACTCATATagttacttgccttgattgCGACGGCGTATCACAGGCGTATACGCACGGTCCAGTGTGCATTCGCCAGGGGATGCccaatttgcactgctagaactaagatacttcttgatttcagtaaattgTTTCATTAAATGtcaacttgtttgtttttaaatgggtttttagagatcgccagatggtattgtgtgaataacatcattcggtCAATAGGCCCTTTGCCGCAACTAAATGGGAGACAACACAGCCCTAAAAAAAGTATAAGTTGTGAGTTATTTCCCCTAACTTCGGGCAAAAGTCTTCCCGAAAACAATGGCTGCTCATAGCGACAGTGGACGGGACTTTTCTAAATTAAACTGTGAATCTCTTCGGGAATACCTCAAAGCAAGAGGGATTAGTGCCACGGGTTATTGCAAACAATCTTTGGTCCGACTTGCCACCTGCGCCAGCGGATTATCGCTTGAAACTGACCCTGATTCGTCCAACGTTGACGTGGCCAGCCAGGTCAAATCAAGTCTACAGGGCTTGAATTTTCCGGTTCTTGACCCCTTCACGCTACCGTTTTCTGATGATTTTAGTTCGACACCAATGATAGGCCTGATCGACGTTTTCAACTATCTGATCGACAGCAGGACTGACTTCGATAAGAAAGCGACAAAGGCGTACAAAAGCTACGAAGATTACAGACTTTTTCACGATGGCCATGTTTTGGAACTCAAGTGCTGGAACAACGAAAGATTTTGCTGCTACCAGTCCCGTGTAAAGCCTACTCAACGACAGAAGACCTACATCTTGACAGATGCATACAAGCTGTGGATCATCGCTGATCGTGATGGGGACATCCACATGGCTTATTGTCAGTGTCCTGCAGGGTATGTAGCCTACTCTACTGATCTTGTAGCAGCCTTCATTGTACTGAATAGATCTACTCAAGTTACTGTAATGATTTAACATTACGCTgctaaaattaaaaacaataaaTAGAACATCAACATTGTAAAATGGTTAAATTATATTTTCCATTTCATTGTGCAGATCTGATGGTGCATGCAGACATATTGCAGCAGCTTTGTATGCTATAGAAGACCATGAGGTGAAGTCAGTCACAGATGGACCTGCTGTCTGGGTGAGGCGCAACACTGCCTGTGAAGAAGCTGAAAGACTGAACATGCTGCCCCAGATTAAAGCCAGGTAGGTTAATATAATAATAACATCCTTTGTGTTTTAGTCACATTGTGGTTTTGTAAAGCGTGGCTGGTTGCTGTGTGCAGACAGACACTGGTTAGCTTAAACATTTGCACATGTATGTTATGTATGCATAATATAGGAAGGTGAAGAAAGtaaatgcatacatgtacacatatacacattcaTTTTCCTTACTTGCAGGTATGATAACAGAGTTCCTCGTAAGCTTCCGTCTGCAGACAACTTTGATCCACGGGCTTATGAAGACAGAGTGCATACTGCTGAGAAGGAAGCCTTGTTTGCTGAATTACTTTCCAAGGTACAGTTGCATCTCTAGTTATGTTGTCAGGCGAAGCAGACAACATATTGGATTCACTCGTACAAAAGAGCATCATCACAAAAGTATGAAACGGGCTTCAGTTTTTAAACGTGTGGTGGTAGAAGTTACGTCAGCCAAACAGAGGGTGATTCCCATCACTATTTTTAACATTCTCTAAAACTGAGGTAAAAATTTCCTACCCAGCATTCCACGGGTCTAAAATCAAATCTGAGAACATGTTTGAGGGCTATGAGTATGACGCCTAATGGGTAAATTAGGCTGTGAAGGGAGGTAATCTGAGACACATGACGTTTACAGAGGATAAAGAAGGGGTTTGACTTTTGTTATGAAGCACTTTTGCTCGTATTACTATTAATGCTACAAAATTGACTATAATTGGTTACAAGGCTTGTTTAGTAATACTAGTTGTAACTTTTGTAATATTAGTgcatgttgatgttgtttgcttctggttttttttgggggggtgttGAAGGGTTGGAACATGGTTATTACTGGTACTGCAGGGTTTGTGACTATACTGTTGTTTGTTCCACAGTTATTTTaaacaattaaaaatataataTAAATTATATTTGTGTATTCTGTTGTCTCGCAGGAGCTGCCCGATGCTGCAGTGCTAGAGTGCTTGGTTGACAGTAGCCAGGATCCAAGTGAGACCACTGATGCAGATGAACAGCTTCTGCAGCATTCTGTTGCAGCAAGGACCAAGGATATCACTTCACAAGGCGACACAGATCGTGactttgattgtgttgttgatgctcTGCGTTCAGAGCAAGAGACGCTGCAGCGGATTGAGAAAGCAACTCGCGGACAGAATAACAATCCGCTGTGGTACGTTATGAGGCAGGGCCGTGTGACTGCCTCCGACATGAAGCGCGTCTGTTCTAGACACACCACCCTGTGTGGGAAGCCCGACACGGACTGTACAAAATTAGTAGATCACATCCTGGGGAAACGGACAGACTTTGACACTCCAGCTTTGGCTTGgggaaggaagaaagagaaaaaagcaaGAGAGCACTATTGTCgcgtggagaaaaaaaagcataaaAACTTTACACTCAGTGAAAGAGGGTTACAGATTTCCAGTAGAAAACCCTTCTTGGGATGCTCAGTAGATGGTCTTGTATCATGCTCTTGTACTGGTCACAGTGAGAAGTTGATAGAAATCAAATGTCCGTATGCACTAAGAGAGCTGTCACCCAAAGATGCCGCAAGGCAGAGAGGTTGCGAGCTGAACGTAGACAATGGGAGCTGGAGTCTCAATGAAAGGTCTCAGTACTTTCACCAAATACAAACACAGCTGTTCGTGTATGGTCTGAGTGAGTGTGATTTGGTGATTTACACAACAAAAGGGATTATCATTGTTCCTGTGCAGTACAGTGAGAAGTTTGCTGTGGAATTTGTCCGGAAGGCAGAAGATTTTTACAAATCCCAAATTTGCCCTGCATTATTGTGTGTTAAAGCCTGAAATTTGTGACCAGTCTGTGTAACCCTTGGTAATGATTGCATTCATGAAGAAAATGAATTGATTATTGTTCTTTTTGAGCGGTGTTTGCATTCAGATTCACTATAATTATAGACTTGATTGTTGAGCACACTGCTGGTTGTGCTTTATTCAGTCTCTGCAGCAGAAAGTAAATAAAGCTCCCTGTGAGCTGCACAACAGCATCACACTAATTTTACTATGTATTtcgctgtttttgtttgtgtgatttggtaaaaaaaaccaTGAAAACTCCATTGTAGCGATAAATGTATCATTATGTAGTGTAGCGTAAGCAGTGAAAGAGTGTTTAGTCGTAGATTTTGTTTATGCATGTGTACATCTGAAATACTGACCTGAGTATGCAATACATTttacagaaaacaaacaagtgatggtttgcttttttttaattattttttgagtATTTAATCTGATCCGAATTTAATAATACACCATTTAATATAGCGCAATACACTGTACTCTTAACTAAAGTTAAAACTGAAAGCATAGATTaatataaggcctaaaaaaaaaaaaaagtgtggttacggtaacccgacctaccctatttttaggggccgaccctacaactttttattacatttgtaaaaaaaaaaaaacacacacacaagaaaacgagtgcagaaaacgcaatgaaagcgtaagcgcccgagtcgcacacttatttccctgtcaagtaggtttaatttgtacacattagaaaaaaaagtttaaaaaaaaaagtgattgcctaccttcctaccctatttttttggctatgttaccgtaaccacacctatttttttgttgttgccagcCTAAACACAAAAAATAGTTCACAATAAAGCACTTTACAACTGCATCACAGGGACTCTTGGACCGAAAACCAGGGCAAAAATCTGTCCACATGGACATGTTGTTATTCACAGGATTGTTGCTATTCGTAGGTGTGCTGTTcacaggtttcactgtacatgTAGTACGTTTCAAGGCTGGGCTCCAGTATATTTTGTCTGGGTACGAGTCACGGCTACTGGTTCTGGTGCATGATCAAAGTCTAGTGTGCTTTCCAGACAACGCTTCTGATTTTACCGACACAGTGGTTTCTCAAGATTACACAAAGCCGCAGCTACAGTGACACACATGTGGACCAGAGGATTCAGGGGTGCTGGAATGGTCTCGCTAAGAAGCCGAAACTGCTTAAGACGGCCGATGGCCCGCTCTACGTGGATTCGAACAGCAGCTATCCTACGCGTTTTTGTCACTGCTGATTTTGCCATTTGTCTGCCATGAGCAAAGGGTGGGATGTTTAGGGTGGCTTTACGCAGCGTGACAAGGTCCCTAATTAGAAAACCCCTGTCGGCCATTACATCATCTCCAGCCTCTAGCATCTCCAGAAAACCAGACAtctcaacaatttttctgtcaGATATGGACCCTGTCCATATATCAGACACAAAACTAAATGCCCCACGCGGTGTAACGCCAACAAGACACTTAGCGGTATTCCTGTGTTTGTAACTGGAATAAGTTTTTCTCTGCACCGAAGGTAGTGAGGGTTTCTGAAGCTGAAACTCTGTGCAATCAATAATCACACGTGTTTTGGGGAAAAATCTAAATGCTCGAGGCAGTCTGGAAAGAACACGTGCTCGTGTTGGCCATTTGATCAGAAAGCAAAGTTCCCGTGATAGCATATGAATCCACGTAATGAAAATCCTGCTTACCAATGATGAGGACACACCCATCAAGTCACTCAGCATGTTTACCTCTAGTGCACGTCGAAGACGCACCAAGACAACAAGAAGTTCTTCCTTTAAAGTCAGAAGTCTCTGTGTCCCCGTCTGGTCTCGGCGGTTGGGGACAACGCCATCAGGGCCAGTCTCTTCACCCCTCCAGTATGTCATCCTGGAGGCAACATTACTGACAAAGTTAAGAATAAGTCCAAAACCCACCACAGTCAGACCCGTGTAAAATTTACACGTCTGGTCATCCCTGAACACGCTAGCTTTGAACAAGGTCCTTTTCAGCTGTTTGAGACTGCCCATGAGATCGTCATCGCTGAGTTCATTAAAAACAACATCGCCTGCACTAAATCTCGGTGAAGATGTCAGGTCGGTCTGTGTTCCTGTTGTTGTCATCAGCTGCTTCTTGAGGTTTGGTTCCCTTTGCAGCACGTGTCGCAAGAGAAATGGTGTCCTTGGAGCTGCTCTGTTGATGGGCTCCTTGGTTGGTGTGACATTCTGTTCCTGGTATGACGTGACATCACTTACTTGCTCCCCTTGTCCAGCAGTGGCACTGGTATTACTGGTCACCACAGgttctgaacacacacaaaacaaagaacaactATGAATATCATGCAATATGACTAGGCCTATTGACCGAACTGACACTGACTTGCCACAGTGCACAATCGCAGCGGCAGTttacagtaaaaaaaaacaagaggcgaagccttcaaggctcacgtaagaaatcgacaaacagtaacacaaactcaatcactccgtcaaacatacacacacacacagtaagcatctggtgacactgtgcaagaaagcgcgacactagatctagatctgtctgtctgcatgtagcctacttacagggacacgactgccactgtctcggcccgctcaaaataccacagacatacacacacacatacatacatacaatgatacatacatacgcacgcacgcacgcacagacagacaaaagttagcatcgcataggctacacttacgtgagccaaaaagaggACAGTTTGACTTTGTTTTTCTCCTCGGAAAGGTTAGTCCTAGGCTAATCTGTGTTGATCATGGGTTTTCTTGAAAATCACTAACTATTTGACGGCCCCATTTGAGCATACTAATTTGTACAGgcctacaaacaaacacagacaaataaTAGATGCCATATAATCCTGACCTGTCGGTGAAAGCACTGCAGATGATTCAGATCTGGACTTCTTGCTGCTAGAAACACCGATGTCACTGGCAGTAGGCCTACCAGTCACCACAGAttctgaaaacaaacaaaacaaagaacaaccATAAACATCATGCAATATGAAATACCCCAAATAAACTGCCATTAACTCGCAAATGTGGACTAACCTAGCATGCTAGTAAACAGTTATGAAATTAATACAGAAAAATAAAAGCCTGACCTGTCGGTGTGAGCACTGCAGACGGGTTTGATCTGGCCGGTTTCTTGCTGCCAGAAGC is part of the Littorina saxatilis isolate snail1 linkage group LG15, US_GU_Lsax_2.0, whole genome shotgun sequence genome and harbors:
- the LOC138948376 gene encoding uncharacterized protein, with translation MVNKTCAYGLCKSDSRHYGRPKMEGVAFIYFPQPRKDKEKCKRWVRACGRPAEGAGCFTEDSVTKDTYICSKHFVGGNGPTPIHPDPVPALASEVEKIAFEKKKKRPCPKERQYARASGSKKPARSNPSAVLTPTESVVTGRPTASDIGVSSSKKSRSESSAVLSPTEPVVTSNTSATAGQGEQVSDVTSYQEQNVTPTKEPINRAAPRTPFLLRHVLQREPNLKKQLMTTTGTQTDLTSSPRFSAGDVVFNELSDDDLMGSLKQLKRTLFKASVFRDDQTCKFYTGLTVVGFGLILNFVSNVASRMTYWRGEETGPDGVVPNRRDQTGTQRLLTLKEELLVVLVRLRRALEVNMLSDLMGVSSSLVSRIFITWIHMLSRELCFLIKWPTRARVLSRLPRAFRFFPKTRVIIDCTEFQLQKPSLPSVQRKTYSSYKHRNTAKCLVGVTPRGAFSFVSDIWTGSISDRKIVEMSGFLEMLEAGDDVMADRGFLIRDLVTLRKATLNIPPFAHGRQMAKSAVTKTRRIAAVRIHVERAIGRLKQFRLLSETIPAPLNPLVHMCVTVAAALCNLEKPLCR
- the LOC138948378 gene encoding uncharacterized protein, with translation MAAHSDSGRDFSKLNCESLREYLKARGISATGYCKQSLVRLATCASGLSLETDPDSSNVDVASQVKSSLQGLNFPVLDPFTLPFSDDFSSTPMIGLIDVFNYLIDSRTDFDKKATKAYKSYEDYRLFHDGHVLELKCWNNERFCCYQSRVKPTQRQKTYILTDAYKLWIIADRDGDIHMAYCQCPAGSDGACRHIAAALYAIEDHEVKSVTDGPAVWVRRNTACEEAERLNMLPQIKARYDNRVPRKLPSADNFDPRAYEDRVHTAEKEALFAELLSKELPDAAVLECLVDSSQDPSETTDADEQLLQHSVAARTKDITSQGDTDRDFDCVVDALRSEQETLQRIEKATRGQNNNPLWYVMRQGRVTASDMKRVCSRHTTLCGKPDTDCTKLVDHILGKRTDFDTPALAWGRKKEKKAREHYCRVEKKKHKNFTLSERGLQISSRKPFLGCSVDGLVSCSCTGHSEKLIEIKCPYALRELSPKDAARQRGCELNVDNGSWSLNERSQYFHQIQTQLFVYGLSECDLVIYTTKGIIIVPVQYSEKFAVEFVRKAEDFYKSQICPALLCVKA